A window of the Paenibacillus woosongensis genome harbors these coding sequences:
- the rplP gene encoding 50S ribosomal protein L16, with amino-acid sequence MLVPKRVKHRKQQRGSLRGQAKGGTELNFGEYGLQALEPTWITNRQIEAARIAMTRYIKRGGKVWIKIFPDKPITQKPLEVRMGSGKGNVEKWVAVVKPGKILFELAGVPEEIAREAMRLAAHKLPIKTKFVKREELGGEANES; translated from the coding sequence ATGTTGGTACCTAAACGTGTAAAACACCGCAAGCAGCAGCGCGGTAGTTTGAGAGGCCAAGCTAAAGGCGGAACTGAGCTGAACTTCGGCGAATACGGCCTGCAAGCTCTTGAGCCTACATGGATTACGAACCGCCAAATCGAGGCTGCGCGTATCGCGATGACTCGTTATATCAAACGGGGCGGTAAAGTGTGGATTAAAATTTTCCCTGACAAGCCAATTACTCAAAAGCCTCTTGAAGTGCGGATGGGTAGCGGTAAAGGTAACGTTGAGAAATGGGTTGCAGTTGTGAAGCCAGGCAAAATCTTGTTTGAGCTTGCTGGTGTACCCGAGGAAATTGCTCGTGAAGCTATGCGGCTTGCCGCTCACAAACTGCCAATCAAAACAAAGTTTGTGAAACGTGAAGAATTGGGTGGTGAAGCAAATGAAAGCTAA
- the rpmC gene encoding 50S ribosomal protein L29, which translates to MKANELRNLTTAEIEQKIAGFKEELFNLRFQLATGQLDNPTRIRDVRKDIARAKTILHERELGITS; encoded by the coding sequence ATGAAAGCTAATGAACTTCGCAACTTAACCACTGCTGAAATCGAACAAAAAATTGCGGGTTTTAAGGAAGAGCTTTTCAACCTCCGTTTTCAATTGGCCACCGGCCAGCTCGATAACCCGACTCGAATCCGTGACGTGCGGAAAGATATAGCTCGTGCTAAAACCATTTTACATGAAAGAGAACTTGGTATTACTAGCTAA
- the rplV gene encoding 50S ribosomal protein L22, whose amino-acid sequence MEAKAHARSIRIAPRKAKLVIDLIRGKQVGDAIAILRHTPKAASPIVEKLLNSAIANAEHNYSLDVNKLVVTEAYVNQGPTMKRFRPRAMGRASRINKRTSHITLVVSEK is encoded by the coding sequence ATGGAAGCTAAAGCACATGCAAGGTCCATCCGTATTGCTCCGCGGAAAGCTAAATTGGTTATCGATTTGATCCGTGGCAAGCAAGTTGGCGATGCTATCGCGATTCTTCGCCACACGCCTAAGGCGGCTTCCCCAATCGTGGAGAAGCTCTTGAATTCAGCGATTGCTAATGCAGAGCACAACTATTCTCTGGATGTAAATAAATTGGTTGTTACGGAAGCGTACGTAAACCAAGGTCCTACAATGAAACGTTTCCGCCCGCGGGCAATGGGACGTGCAAGTCGGATCAACAAACGCACCAGCCACATTACTTTGGTGGTATCCGAAAAATAA
- the rpsQ gene encoding 30S ribosomal protein S17, whose amino-acid sequence MSERNARKVQVGKVVSDKMDKTIVVAVETYKKHDLYHKRIKYTKKFKAHDENNSAKIGDVVRIAETRPLSKDKRWRLVEIVEEAVII is encoded by the coding sequence ATGAGCGAACGCAATGCCCGTAAAGTGCAGGTCGGTAAAGTTGTCAGCGACAAAATGGATAAAACTATTGTTGTAGCTGTTGAGACTTACAAGAAACATGATTTGTACCATAAACGCATCAAATATACAAAGAAATTCAAAGCGCATGATGAGAATAATTCTGCGAAAATTGGTGACGTAGTTAGAATCGCTGAGACTCGTCCGCTGTCCAAAGACAAGCGTTGGAGACTTGTTGAGATTGTCGAAGAAGCAGTAATTATCTAA
- the rpsC gene encoding 30S ribosomal protein S3 → MGQKVNPVGLRVGIIRDWESKWYAGKDFGDLLLEDVKIREHLKNKLKDSAVSRIEIERAANRVNVTIHTAKPGMVIGKGGSEVENLRNQITKIAGGKKVHINISEIKNPDLDAILVAESIAQQLERRVSFRRALKQAIQRTMRAGAKGIKTAVSGRLGGAEIARSEGYSEGTVPLHTLRADIDYGTAEAHTTYGRLGVKVWIYRGEVLPTAKKQQAAQEGGN, encoded by the coding sequence GTGGGCCAAAAAGTAAATCCGGTCGGACTACGAGTAGGGATTATCCGTGACTGGGAATCCAAATGGTACGCAGGCAAAGATTTCGGTGATCTTTTGCTTGAAGACGTTAAAATTCGTGAGCACCTGAAAAACAAACTGAAAGACTCCGCGGTATCTCGGATCGAAATCGAGAGAGCGGCTAATCGTGTGAATGTAACGATCCATACTGCTAAGCCGGGCATGGTTATCGGTAAGGGCGGTTCGGAAGTTGAAAACCTGCGTAATCAAATTACGAAAATCGCAGGCGGCAAAAAAGTTCACATCAATATCTCTGAAATCAAGAACCCTGATCTTGACGCGATTCTTGTCGCTGAGAGCATCGCACAACAACTGGAGCGTCGTGTTTCTTTCCGTCGTGCACTTAAACAAGCGATTCAAAGAACAATGCGCGCAGGTGCTAAAGGGATCAAAACAGCAGTCAGCGGTCGTCTTGGCGGTGCTGAGATTGCTCGTTCGGAAGGCTACAGTGAAGGAACTGTTCCACTTCATACGCTTCGCGCTGATATTGATTACGGTACGGCTGAAGCTCATACGACCTATGGACGTCTTGGCGTAAAAGTATGGATTTATCGTGGAGAGGTTCTTCCTACGGCTAAGAAACAACAAGCTGCCCAGGAAGGAGGCAATTAA